A stretch of Microcoleus sp. FACHB-68 DNA encodes these proteins:
- a CDS encoding PIN domain-containing protein, which translates to MVYLIDTNILLRFADRSHPLYPSIRTAIRKFRQDGHKLQVTSQNCVEFWNVATRPMAKNGFGLTPSNAERLLQLIERLFPVLPDSSKVYEEWRRLVVIFGVSGVQVHDARLVASMKVNAISHILTLNVEDFKRYISEGIVAVSPESAGETTT; encoded by the coding sequence GTGGTTTACTTAATAGATACAAACATACTATTGCGATTTGCAGATCGCTCTCATCCTCTCTATCCTTCAATTAGAACTGCCATCCGAAAGTTTCGTCAAGACGGACACAAGCTACAAGTCACGTCTCAAAATTGCGTTGAGTTTTGGAATGTTGCAACTCGTCCTATGGCGAAAAATGGATTTGGATTAACTCCTTCTAATGCCGAACGACTGTTGCAGTTAATTGAACGGCTTTTTCCTGTGTTGCCTGATAGTTCCAAGGTTTATGAGGAATGGCGTAGGCTAGTTGTTATATTTGGTGTTTCAGGAGTTCAAGTTCACGATGCTCGGCTAGTTGCATCAATGAAAGTTAATGCTATTTCGCATATTCTTACGTTGAATGTAGAGGACTTTAAACGATACATCTCTGAAGGAATCGTAGCAGTTTCACCAGAAAGTGCCGGCGAGACAACCACTTAA